A portion of the Bdellovibrio bacteriovorus genome contains these proteins:
- a CDS encoding PepSY domain-containing protein, whose translation MKAIILMALFSGVSISAFAKKNCTDAPKEKWMQEAYFKKKVEAEGYKISKFKQPGSCYEIYGTDKDGKKVEIYFNPVDGSIVKQK comes from the coding sequence ATGAAAGCGATTATTTTGATGGCTTTATTTTCTGGGGTTTCCATTTCAGCTTTTGCAAAAAAAAATTGTACCGACGCACCAAAGGAAAAGTGGATGCAAGAGGCGTATTTTAAAAAAAAGGTTGAGGCTGAAGGTTACAAAATATCGAAATTTAAACAGCCGGGTTCGTGCTACGAAATCTATGGAACCGACAAAGATGGTAAAAAGGTTGAAATCTATTTTAATCCAGTTGATGGCTCCATTGTGAAGCAAAAGTA